In Bacteroidota bacterium, a genomic segment contains:
- a CDS encoding SDR family oxidoreductase: MPKITLITGATAGIGEACAQKFATEGHNLIITGRRRDRLEKLSAGLVKTYQIKVCPLVFDVRDKNEVFKAIDSLDEDWKSIDILINNAGLSQGLDPVQEGNPDDWDTMIDTNVKGLLYVTRAVAPLMMQRGQGHIINIGSIAGKEVYPGGNVYCATKHAVEALSKSMRLDMFRHGIKVSQVSPGAVETEFSMVRFKGDRERAKKVYEGYKPLTAEDIAEVTWFIAAAPSHVNIQDVLVMPMAQANSSTFHKKQTNIQ, from the coding sequence ATGCCGAAAATCACTCTCATCACCGGGGCAACAGCGGGCATAGGAGAAGCCTGCGCCCAAAAGTTCGCCACGGAAGGCCACAATCTCATCATTACCGGCAGGCGCCGGGATAGACTGGAAAAACTTTCTGCCGGCCTGGTAAAAACATACCAAATAAAAGTCTGTCCCCTGGTTTTTGATGTCAGAGATAAAAATGAAGTTTTTAAAGCCATTGATTCCCTCGATGAAGATTGGAAATCAATCGACATCCTGATCAACAACGCAGGATTATCGCAGGGACTTGACCCGGTGCAGGAAGGCAATCCCGACGACTGGGACACCATGATCGACACAAATGTAAAGGGTCTTTTATACGTTACCCGCGCAGTAGCCCCGCTCATGATGCAAAGAGGCCAGGGCCATATCATTAACATAGGTTCTATCGCCGGGAAGGAAGTATATCCTGGCGGTAATGTTTATTGTGCGACCAAACACGCTGTGGAAGCACTTTCCAAAAGCATGCGGCTTGATATGTTCCGTCATGGCATCAAAGTATCGCAGGTCTCACCGGGTGCCGTGGAAACAGAATTTTCCATGGTCAGGTTTAAAGGCGACCGGGAAAGGGCGAAAAAAGTATATGAAGGATATAAACCGCTGACCGCTGAAGATATTGCCGAAGTAACGTGGTTTATCGCTGCAGCTCCATCACACGTCAATATCCAGGATGTTCTCGTTATGCCCATGGCCCAGGCCAATTCTTCGACTTTTCATAAAAAGCAGACGAATATTCAATAA
- a CDS encoding long-chain fatty acid--CoA ligase codes for MEVTRLFDLLPYHKNKFQPKDDVLAGKEDGVWIKYSIDQYIEAAENISYGFLKLGVQKGDKIATISNNRPEWNFLDMGIAQTGAIHVPIYPTISEADYKYILNHAEVKYVFVAGQELLRKIEHILPEVPSLKGLYTFRHIDTVKHLKDLIDLGKANPVPEKLQEIRDSIKPDDITTLIYTSGTTGVPKGVMLTHANLLSNVEGVYRIFPLDETCIGLSYLPLCHVYERMNIYTYQYLGVSIYYAENMGTIGDNIREISPHILTTVPRLLEKVYDKILAKGRKLKGVKRNIFFWAVNLANAYELKGKSPFYRMQLAIADKLVFSKWREALGNRMRVIVSGGAALQPRLARIYTAAGIPVLEGYGLTETSPVIAVNNFDPGGQKFGTVGPPLHNVQVKIGDDGEILAKGPNVMVGYYKEPELTKEVLTPDGWFHTGDMGMIDEDGHLKITGRKKEIFKTSLGKYISPQLLENRFKESPFIDAAMVVGEHQKYAAALIVPDFVYLRSWCGVKGIPYTSDEDMITHKEIKDRIKKEIDHYNSFFGTTEKVMSHDILGKEWSVENGELTASLKLRRNFIHEKYKENIERLFAGK; via the coding sequence ATGGAGGTAACTCGACTCTTTGACCTGTTGCCGTATCATAAAAATAAATTCCAGCCAAAAGACGATGTCCTGGCAGGAAAAGAAGACGGTGTATGGATCAAATACAGCATCGACCAGTATATCGAAGCAGCTGAAAACATCAGCTACGGCTTTCTGAAACTGGGAGTCCAAAAGGGCGACAAGATCGCTACCATTTCCAACAACAGGCCCGAATGGAATTTTCTGGATATGGGCATAGCCCAGACCGGCGCCATCCATGTACCGATCTACCCCACCATCAGCGAGGCCGATTACAAGTATATCCTGAATCATGCTGAGGTTAAATATGTTTTCGTTGCCGGTCAGGAACTGCTCAGGAAAATTGAGCATATCCTGCCTGAAGTCCCCAGTTTGAAAGGCTTATATACTTTCCGGCATATCGATACGGTTAAGCATCTGAAAGACCTGATCGACCTTGGCAAAGCCAATCCCGTACCCGAAAAGCTACAGGAAATACGCGATTCCATCAAACCCGACGATATAACTACCCTCATCTATACTTCCGGAACCACAGGAGTTCCCAAAGGAGTGATGCTGACGCACGCCAACCTTCTCAGCAATGTGGAAGGGGTTTACCGTATCTTTCCCCTTGATGAGACCTGCATCGGACTAAGTTATCTGCCGCTGTGCCATGTGTATGAGCGCATGAACATTTACACCTACCAGTATCTCGGTGTTTCCATTTATTATGCTGAAAACATGGGGACTATCGGCGATAACATCAGGGAAATATCCCCGCATATCCTTACCACCGTGCCGCGCCTCCTGGAAAAGGTTTATGACAAGATACTCGCCAAAGGGCGCAAACTGAAAGGAGTTAAGAGAAACATTTTCTTCTGGGCGGTTAACCTGGCTAATGCTTACGAACTCAAGGGAAAGAGCCCTTTTTACAGGATGCAGCTCGCCATTGCCGATAAACTGGTATTCAGCAAATGGAGGGAAGCGCTCGGAAACCGCATGAGAGTGATCGTATCTGGTGGAGCAGCATTACAGCCAAGGCTGGCCAGAATATACACCGCAGCCGGCATACCTGTCCTGGAAGGCTACGGACTGACAGAAACCTCACCGGTTATCGCCGTGAACAACTTCGACCCCGGCGGACAAAAATTCGGAACCGTCGGCCCTCCCTTGCATAACGTGCAGGTGAAAATAGGCGACGACGGAGAGATCCTGGCCAAAGGACCCAATGTCATGGTTGGCTATTACAAGGAACCCGAACTGACAAAGGAAGTCCTTACCCCCGACGGTTGGTTCCATACCGGCGATATGGGCATGATCGACGAAGACGGCCACCTGAAAATCACCGGAAGGAAAAAAGAGATCTTCAAGACTTCCCTCGGTAAATACATCAGCCCCCAGCTCCTGGAAAACCGTTTCAAAGAAAGTCCTTTCATCGATGCCGCAATGGTGGTCGGAGAACATCAGAAATATGCCGCTGCACTTATCGTACCCGATTTTGTCTACCTGCGCTCATGGTGCGGCGTGAAAGGGATCCCCTACACATCCGATGAGGATATGATCACCCACAAAGAGATCAAAGACCGCATCAAAAAAGAAATCGACCATTACAACTCCTTCTTCGGAACCACCGAAAAAGTGATGAGCCACGATATCCTCGGGAAAGAATGGTCGGTCGAGAACGGAGAACTAACCGCCAGCCTTAAACTCAGAAGAAACTTCATCCACGAAAAGTACAAAGAGAATATTGAGAGGCTTTTTGCGGGGAAATAA
- a CDS encoding flotillin family protein — protein MGQYLVIIVILAALFVFILIVTFLRRYKRCPSDRILVVYGKIGRGGLAEYRSSKCIHGGAAFIWPVIQDYEFLDLTPISIEINLRSALSKQNIRVDVPSIFTVGISTEAGVMSNAAERLLGLSQESISNLAKDIIFGQLRLVVATMDIEEINSNRDLFLDAVSRNVEAELKKVGLKLINVNVTDINDESGYIEALGKEAAAKAINDAKRSVAEKNRDGSIGEANALKDQRIKVSQADASAVEGENTAKIQIANSNATRREKEAEAERLAVAAEKVNEAKALEEAYAAEREAETVRAKREEATRKADIIVPAIIDKEKVEIAAEAIAEQTRRHARGDADAIFMKMEAEGKGIFEILDKQAEGFKELVQAAEKDAQKAVMMMIADKLPELVRTQVEAVKNLKIDKVTVWDTMSSGKDGHTSATANFFSSLMTAIPPLQDLFRQAGMELPEYLKGKKEEEKKSENNGHQKDKGEEDADIK, from the coding sequence ATGGGACAGTATTTAGTCATTATTGTAATTCTTGCGGCACTTTTTGTTTTTATCCTGATCGTAACCTTTCTCAGGAGGTACAAGCGTTGTCCGTCGGATCGTATTCTGGTTGTTTACGGAAAAATTGGCAGGGGAGGACTTGCCGAGTACCGTTCATCCAAGTGCATCCATGGGGGTGCAGCCTTTATCTGGCCGGTCATCCAGGATTATGAGTTCCTGGATCTGACGCCGATTTCCATTGAGATCAATCTGCGCAGCGCGCTGAGCAAGCAGAACATCCGGGTTGATGTTCCATCGATTTTTACCGTGGGGATCTCTACGGAAGCAGGTGTTATGTCGAACGCTGCCGAGCGTTTGCTGGGGCTTTCGCAGGAGAGCATCAGCAATCTGGCCAAGGATATTATTTTCGGACAGCTTCGTCTGGTAGTTGCCACCATGGACATTGAGGAGATCAACAGCAACCGCGATCTTTTCCTGGATGCTGTTTCCAGGAATGTGGAAGCGGAACTGAAGAAAGTAGGGTTGAAGCTGATCAACGTGAATGTGACCGATATCAATGATGAATCGGGTTATATAGAGGCTCTGGGTAAGGAAGCGGCTGCCAAAGCTATCAACGATGCAAAGCGGAGTGTGGCTGAGAAGAACCGTGACGGATCCATTGGTGAAGCGAATGCCCTGAAAGACCAGCGTATCAAGGTATCACAGGCTGATGCCAGTGCTGTGGAAGGTGAGAATACGGCCAAGATACAAATTGCCAATTCCAATGCCACGCGTCGAGAGAAAGAAGCTGAAGCCGAACGACTTGCGGTTGCCGCCGAAAAGGTCAACGAGGCCAAAGCCCTTGAAGAAGCATACGCAGCAGAAAGAGAAGCCGAGACCGTCCGTGCGAAAAGGGAGGAAGCTACCCGTAAAGCCGATATCATCGTTCCTGCCATCATAGATAAGGAGAAGGTGGAGATAGCTGCAGAGGCCATCGCGGAGCAAACCCGCAGGCATGCCAGAGGAGATGCCGATGCCATTTTTATGAAGATGGAAGCGGAAGGAAAAGGGATATTCGAGATCCTTGACAAACAGGCGGAGGGATTTAAAGAACTTGTACAGGCAGCTGAAAAGGATGCACAGAAAGCGGTAATGATGATGATTGCCGACAAACTGCCCGAGCTGGTGAGAACCCAGGTGGAAGCTGTTAAGAACCTGAAGATCGACAAGGTTACCGTTTGGGATACCATGTCAAGCGGTAAAGACGGCCATACTTCAGCCACAGCCAATTTTTTCTCCAGCCTGATGACCGCCATCCCACCCTTGCAGGATCTGTTCCGCCAGGCAGGAATGGAGTTGCCGGAGTATCTGAAGGGAAAGAAGGAAGAAGAGAAAAAAAGTGAAAATAACGGGCATCAGAAAGATAAAGGGGAAGAGGATGCGGATATAAAATGA